The Humidesulfovibrio mexicanus genome window below encodes:
- a CDS encoding TraR/DksA C4-type zinc finger protein → MSGAFETNVNLLCFSSAKEAEASATQAAAVCGGIVVEIGRVEVANLYVSFHGVVPRMMAKARFRQGYTEMTSALMTKPPLPCSLNTTWASILKPERLIGYLVLNDFGPVSGVTTTKEWDEESGPPDTVLCQLRFERTLFSMPTVAHGVTYCEACGSQIPADRVLAVPGVRRCVKCQDN, encoded by the coding sequence ATGAGCGGAGCGTTCGAAACAAACGTCAACCTGTTGTGCTTCTCCTCTGCCAAAGAAGCGGAGGCGAGCGCCACCCAAGCGGCAGCAGTGTGCGGTGGGATCGTCGTTGAAATTGGTAGGGTTGAGGTTGCCAACCTGTATGTGAGCTTCCATGGAGTAGTGCCTCGTATGATGGCCAAGGCGAGGTTCAGGCAGGGCTATACCGAGATGACCTCGGCCCTCATGACGAAGCCCCCCCTGCCCTGCTCGTTGAACACCACCTGGGCCAGCATCCTGAAGCCCGAGAGGCTGATCGGCTACCTAGTTCTTAACGATTTCGGCCCAGTCTCTGGTGTCACCACGACCAAGGAGTGGGACGAGGAATCCGGCCCCCCAGACACTGTCCTCTGCCAGCTTCGCTTCGAGAGAACATTGTTTTCAATGCCCACTGTGGCCCATGGCGTCACCTACTGTGAGGCGTGCGGCAGCCAAATTCCAGCGGACAGGGTTCTTGCGGTCCCTGGTGTACGACGTTGCGTGAAGTGCCAAGACAACTAG